One genomic window of Borreliella garinii includes the following:
- the mraY gene encoding phospho-N-acetylmuramoyl-pentapeptide-transferase yields the protein MFYLLGLRLLKYITFRMAYATIFAFLLSLIVGPHIILRLKKLRVDQVLREDGPKRHLSEKAGIPTMGGILIFFCVFISLVFWSNILNVYFLIMLFVMFGFAFLGFIDDFLKIKKKTSDGLKARFKIYGQIIFSFISVGTLYYFGGEHVSMIYFPFIKSFQIDLGVFYIPFGMFILISASNSFNLTDGLDGLAIGLSIVITGALIIIAYLTSRADFAAYLHIPNIKGSEELVIFLGALLGGSFGFLWFNAYPAKIMMGDTGSMALGAILGMAALILKSEILFSILAGVFIIETMSVIIQVMVYKKTKKRVFKMAPLHHHFEELGWSEMQVVIRFWIIGLIFAILALSTIKIR from the coding sequence ATGTTTTACCTTTTAGGTTTGCGCTTGCTCAAATATATTACTTTTAGAATGGCTTATGCTACAATTTTTGCATTTTTGCTTTCTTTGATTGTAGGGCCCCATATTATTTTAAGGTTAAAAAAATTAAGAGTTGACCAAGTTTTAAGAGAAGATGGTCCTAAAAGACATTTGAGTGAAAAAGCAGGAATTCCTACTATGGGAGGCATTCTTATTTTTTTTTGTGTTTTTATTTCTTTGGTGTTTTGGAGTAACATTTTAAATGTTTATTTTTTGATTATGCTTTTTGTTATGTTTGGATTTGCTTTTTTGGGATTTATAGATGATTTTTTGAAAATCAAAAAGAAAACTTCAGATGGACTTAAGGCTCGATTTAAGATTTATGGACAAATAATATTTTCTTTTATTTCTGTTGGCACTCTTTATTATTTTGGGGGTGAGCATGTTAGTATGATCTATTTCCCTTTTATTAAGTCTTTTCAAATAGATTTAGGAGTGTTTTACATTCCTTTTGGTATGTTTATTTTAATTTCTGCTTCTAATTCTTTTAATTTAACAGATGGACTTGATGGACTTGCAATTGGATTAAGTATAGTTATAACAGGGGCTTTAATAATAATTGCCTATCTTACAAGCAGGGCTGATTTTGCAGCTTATTTGCATATTCCAAATATTAAGGGTTCTGAAGAGCTTGTAATATTTCTTGGAGCTTTGCTTGGGGGTAGTTTTGGATTTTTATGGTTTAATGCCTATCCCGCTAAAATTATGATGGGAGATACAGGTAGTATGGCCTTGGGTGCTATTCTTGGAATGGCAGCTTTGATTTTAAAAAGTGAAATACTTTTTTCAATTCTTGCAGGAGTTTTCATTATTGAAACTATGTCTGTAATTATTCAAGTCATGGTTTACAAAAAGACCAAAAAAAGAGTATTTAAAATGGCTCCACTTCATCATCATTTTGAAGAACTTGGGTGGTCTGAGATGCAGGTTGTTATTAGATTTTGGATAATAGGGTTAATATTTGCTATACTTGCTTTAAGTACGATAAAAATCAGATAA
- the ftsW gene encoding putative lipid II flippase FtsW has translation MLVLLLLVAYGLVVFYTSSFFLSLELTGNPNFLFFTRLNYLFLSFIVFLVFERISLNFLKKSIFPVLTITLFLIMATFLSPSISGAKRWIFFQGISIQPSEIFKISFTIYLSAYLSKFDLRKNNGVSYWLKPMLIFAIFWVLIILQNDYSTAIYFAILFFIVLFVSNMAFSYVLAIVITFLPVSAIFLMLEPYRVSRIFAFLNPYDDPSGKGYQIIASLNALKSGGILGKGLGMGEVKLGKLPEANSDFIFSVLGEELGFLGVLFAISLFFLFFYFGYFIAINSNSRFKFFIAFISSLAIFLQSIMNILIAIGLLPPTGINLPFFSSGGSSIIVTMALSGLISNVAKNLSNN, from the coding sequence TTGCTTGTTTTGCTGCTATTAGTAGCCTATGGTCTTGTAGTTTTTTATACTTCTTCCTTTTTCCTAAGCTTAGAGTTGACAGGTAATCCAAATTTTTTATTTTTCACAAGACTTAATTATCTTTTTTTAAGTTTTATAGTTTTTCTTGTTTTTGAGAGAATTTCTTTAAATTTTTTAAAAAAATCAATATTTCCTGTATTGACCATAACTCTTTTTTTAATTATGGCAACTTTTTTATCTCCTAGTATTTCCGGAGCAAAAAGATGGATATTCTTTCAAGGTATTAGTATTCAGCCCTCTGAGATTTTTAAAATATCTTTTACTATTTATCTTTCAGCTTATTTGAGTAAATTTGATCTAAGAAAAAACAATGGTGTTTCATACTGGTTAAAGCCAATGTTGATTTTTGCAATTTTTTGGGTGTTAATAATTCTACAAAACGATTATTCAACAGCTATTTATTTTGCTATTCTTTTTTTTATTGTTTTGTTTGTTTCTAATATGGCATTTAGTTATGTTCTTGCTATTGTGATTACTTTTTTGCCAGTTTCTGCTATATTTTTAATGCTTGAACCTTATAGGGTTTCTAGAATTTTTGCTTTTCTCAATCCTTACGACGATCCTTCTGGGAAAGGTTATCAAATAATAGCATCTCTTAATGCTTTAAAAAGTGGGGGAATTTTAGGTAAAGGTTTGGGAATGGGAGAGGTTAAACTTGGAAAACTGCCGGAGGCTAATTCTGATTTTATTTTTTCAGTTCTTGGAGAAGAATTGGGATTTTTAGGTGTTTTGTTTGCCATAAGTTTATTTTTTTTATTTTTTTACTTTGGCTATTTTATAGCCATTAATTCTAATAGTAGGTTTAAATTTTTTATTGCATTTATTTCAAGCCTTGCAATTTTTCTTCAAAGTATAATGAATATTTTAATTGCAATTGGTCTTTTGCCCCCTACTGGGATAAATTTGCCGTTTTTTTCATCTGGAGGATCTTCTATTATTGTTACCATGGCACTTTCTGGTCTTATTTCAAATGTTGCAAAAAACTTAAGTAATAATTGA
- a CDS encoding cell division protein FtsQ/DivIB — translation MIFERKFLIKYIYFSTSLIFFEIMVIVFASPYFLIRYISINNDTSLSKEDIIRISGIKPNTYYHNADARIYEENLKKDLRVKNVKVDLQFPNKINIKIEKRIPVAVALENINGNITYYCIASDGVILEKGKHLIYDLPIISGLVLSDNNVGDFLEDRMLNVVRGLDYLKINQKYLYNLISEVNFLKLNFYDYNVILYIKSIYNKILITVDMDLMDVMHKVFLGVNLLKGKPGVIDLRSGDIILLGEG, via the coding sequence ATGATTTTTGAGAGAAAGTTTTTAATTAAATATATATATTTTTCGACTTCTTTAATTTTTTTTGAAATAATGGTTATTGTTTTTGCGTCTCCTTATTTTTTGATTAGGTATATTAGCATCAATAATGATACTTCTCTTTCTAAAGAAGACATAATCAGGATTTCGGGAATCAAACCTAATACATATTATCATAATGCTGATGCTAGAATATATGAAGAGAATCTTAAAAAAGATTTAAGGGTAAAGAATGTTAAGGTTGATCTTCAGTTTCCCAATAAAATCAATATTAAAATAGAAAAAAGAATACCCGTTGCTGTTGCTTTAGAAAACATAAATGGTAATATTACTTATTATTGCATTGCATCAGATGGTGTAATTTTAGAAAAAGGCAAACATTTAATTTATGATTTGCCTATAATCAGCGGATTAGTGTTAAGTGACAATAATGTAGGAGATTTCCTAGAGGATAGAATGCTTAATGTTGTAAGGGGCCTTGATTATCTTAAAATAAATCAAAAATATTTGTATAATTTAATATCAGAGGTCAATTTTTTAAAATTGAATTTCTATGATTATAATGTAATTTTGTATATTAAAAGTATATATAATAAAATATTGATAACAGTTGATATGGATTTAATGGATGTGATGCATAAAGTGTTTCTTGGAGTTAATTTACTTAAAGGAAAGCCTGGCGTTATAGATTTAAGAAGTGGTGATATCATTTTGTTAGGAGAAGGTTAG
- the ftsA gene encoding cell division protein FtsA, which produces MSRNLIVGLDVGTSKICTVVAEVNLNDQLEIVGIGTSISRGVRKGVLINIEAALDSISNSIEAAELISGCDITSLSVSMSGSSVEGTNSRGVVAINSRTREINEEDVERVIEAAKAIVIPMDREILHVIPQEFIVDGIPHIKNPIDMMGIRLEGEVHIITGSSSSSQNLVRCVNRAGFAVDEVVLGSLASSYATLSKEEREMGVLFIDMGKGTTDIILYIDGSPYYTGVIPIGVNRVTLDIAQVWKVPEDVAENIKITAGIAHPSILESQMETVIIPNLGTRPPQEKSRKELSVIINSRLREIFEIMRAEILKRGLYNKINGGIVLTGGGALFPGISNLIEEVFNYPARIGLPMSINGVGEEHIDPKFSSALGLVLYKHEQQKFNKLKKVSSKAKRKNKISSKLKGWFLKEWF; this is translated from the coding sequence GTGTCTAGGAATTTGATAGTGGGGTTGGATGTTGGAACTTCAAAAATTTGTACTGTTGTTGCTGAGGTAAATTTAAATGATCAATTAGAAATAGTTGGAATAGGCACTAGTATATCAAGAGGGGTTAGGAAGGGAGTTTTAATAAATATTGAAGCGGCTCTTGATTCAATATCTAATTCTATTGAAGCTGCAGAGCTCATCTCAGGATGTGACATTACATCGCTTTCAGTTTCTATGTCTGGAAGTAGTGTTGAGGGAACTAATTCGCGCGGTGTTGTTGCAATAAATTCAAGAACAAGAGAGATTAATGAAGAAGATGTTGAGAGGGTAATTGAAGCAGCAAAGGCAATTGTCATTCCAATGGATAGAGAAATTCTTCATGTTATTCCTCAAGAATTTATTGTAGATGGAATACCTCATATAAAAAACCCAATAGACATGATGGGTATTCGTCTTGAAGGGGAGGTGCACATTATTACGGGGTCTAGCTCTTCTAGCCAGAATTTAGTTAGATGCGTAAATAGAGCTGGCTTTGCTGTTGATGAGGTTGTTCTTGGAAGCTTAGCTTCATCTTATGCAACTCTTTCTAAAGAAGAGCGCGAGATGGGTGTTTTATTTATTGATATGGGTAAAGGTACAACGGATATTATTCTTTATATTGATGGTTCTCCTTACTATACAGGCGTGATTCCTATTGGCGTTAATAGAGTGACTCTTGATATTGCGCAAGTTTGGAAGGTTCCTGAGGATGTTGCTGAAAATATTAAAATAACGGCTGGAATTGCTCATCCGTCTATTCTAGAGAGTCAAATGGAAACTGTAATTATTCCAAATCTTGGGACTCGACCTCCTCAAGAGAAAAGTAGAAAAGAGTTGTCTGTAATAATTAATTCAAGACTGAGAGAAATTTTTGAAATAATGAGAGCAGAAATACTTAAAAGGGGACTTTATAATAAAATTAATGGTGGGATAGTTTTAACAGGTGGAGGAGCTTTATTTCCAGGTATTTCTAATTTAATAGAAGAAGTATTTAATTACCCCGCAAGAATAGGTTTGCCAATGAGTATTAATGGGGTTGGGGAAGAGCATATAGATCCCAAGTTTTCTTCAGCTCTTGGCCTTGTTCTTTATAAGCACGAGCAACAAAAATTCAATAAATTAAAGAAGGTAAGCAGTAAAGCTAAAAGAAAAAATAAAATATCTTCAAAGTTGAAAGGTTGGTTTTTGAAAGAATGGTTTTGA
- the ftsZ gene encoding cell division protein FtsZ, whose protein sequence is MKDYNMIDSHTRRFDSTTNPTILKVIGAGGGGSNAVNRMIEYGVRDVEFIVANTDLQALQTSIAPIKIALGAKVTAGLGAGGKPEIGQAAAEEDIDVIRNHLSGADMVFITAGMGGGTGTGAAPVIAQVAKELGILTVGVVTKPFKFEGPKKLRLAEQGINNLRKSVDTLIIIPNQKLLTVVDKRTTIKDAFKRADDVLRMGVQGIAGLIIEHGEVNIDFADVKSIMQGQGDALMGIGYGKGENRAVDAATSAISNPLLEEVRIEGSKGLLVNVTGGDDFSLLELEEIMGIITVSVDDEATVIYGHAINSNLEDEIYVTVVATGFASKKQKEISSSPENNTLSSKEFDTLMSGNQNVPSGSYEHQDSSFAAKSKNVNYFDEDIDVPTFLRNLNKKSSDD, encoded by the coding sequence ATGAAAGATTATAATATGATTGATAGCCATACAAGAAGATTCGATTCTACTACAAATCCTACAATTCTTAAGGTGATTGGTGCAGGAGGAGGGGGTAGCAATGCTGTTAATCGTATGATTGAATATGGAGTAAGAGATGTTGAATTTATTGTGGCCAATACTGATCTTCAGGCTCTCCAAACCTCTATTGCTCCCATAAAAATTGCTCTTGGAGCAAAAGTTACAGCAGGGCTTGGTGCTGGAGGAAAGCCTGAGATTGGGCAAGCTGCAGCAGAGGAAGACATAGATGTTATACGTAACCATCTTTCCGGCGCTGATATGGTGTTTATTACTGCTGGCATGGGAGGTGGGACAGGAACCGGGGCGGCTCCGGTTATTGCACAAGTTGCAAAAGAGCTTGGTATTTTAACGGTTGGAGTTGTAACAAAGCCTTTCAAGTTTGAAGGTCCTAAGAAGTTGAGACTTGCAGAGCAAGGAATAAATAACTTAAGGAAGTCTGTAGATACATTGATTATTATCCCAAATCAAAAGCTTTTAACTGTTGTTGACAAAAGGACTACTATTAAAGATGCTTTTAAGCGTGCAGATGATGTTTTGAGAATGGGTGTTCAAGGTATTGCGGGACTTATTATTGAGCATGGAGAGGTTAATATTGATTTTGCTGATGTTAAAAGCATTATGCAAGGGCAAGGCGATGCTTTAATGGGAATCGGATATGGCAAGGGTGAAAACAGAGCTGTTGATGCTGCAACTTCTGCGATTAGCAATCCACTACTTGAAGAAGTTCGTATTGAAGGGTCTAAGGGGCTTCTTGTTAATGTTACTGGTGGAGATGATTTTTCATTACTTGAACTTGAAGAGATTATGGGTATCATTACTGTTAGTGTTGATGATGAAGCTACTGTGATATATGGTCATGCTATTAATTCAAATCTTGAAGATGAAATTTACGTTACAGTTGTTGCTACGGGCTTTGCGTCTAAAAAACAAAAAGAAATATCAAGTTCACCAGAGAATAATACTTTAAGTTCTAAAGAATTTGATACTTTAATGTCAGGCAATCAAAATGTGCCTTCTGGATCTTATGAGCATCAAGATTCTTCTTTTGCAGCAAAGTCCAAAAATGTTAATTATTTTGATGAAGATATTGATGTTCCAACATTTCTTAGAAATTTAAATAAAAAAAGTAGCGATGATTAG
- a CDS encoding tetratricopeptide repeat protein, whose protein sequence is MKILSLIILINLFLSCGSESKEKLNLGLRLRELEISGGGSESKIEVYKEFIEKEDKNILKIVNSIDKKARFFNLIGLEFFKLGQYGPAIEYFVKNLEINSNNYLSHFYIGVASYNLAKNLRVKDEVEKYIILAENSFLKSLSIRDDFKDSLFAISNMYVYDLDKQLEAKNYLNKLDDMGEDYFEFFMLRGANYYSLGDLGNAILFYEKASKNASTEEQKEGVSRIMSNLK, encoded by the coding sequence ATGAAAATTTTGTCGTTAATCATACTTATTAATTTATTTTTATCTTGTGGTAGTGAATCTAAAGAAAAATTGAATCTTGGGCTTAGATTGAGAGAATTGGAAATTTCAGGCGGTGGATCTGAATCCAAGATTGAAGTTTATAAGGAATTTATTGAAAAAGAAGATAAAAATATTTTAAAGATAGTTAATTCTATTGATAAGAAAGCCAGATTTTTCAATTTGATTGGTCTTGAATTTTTTAAGCTTGGTCAGTATGGACCTGCTATTGAGTATTTTGTTAAAAATTTAGAAATCAACTCCAATAATTATTTATCTCATTTTTATATAGGTGTTGCTTCTTATAATTTAGCTAAAAATTTAAGAGTAAAAGATGAGGTTGAAAAATACATAATTCTTGCTGAAAATTCTTTTTTAAAATCACTTTCAATTAGAGATGATTTTAAAGATTCTCTTTTTGCTATTTCTAATATGTATGTATATGATCTTGACAAGCAACTTGAAGCTAAAAATTATTTAAATAAACTTGATGATATGGGTGAGGATTATTTTGAGTTTTTCATGTTAAGAGGTGCAAATTATTATTCGCTAGGTGATCTTGGTAATGCTATATTGTTTTATGAGAAAGCTAGTAAAAATGCTTCAACTGAAGAGCAAAAAGAAGGTGTTTCTAGGATCATGAGTAATTTGAAGTAA